GTTTGTCATTGAAATGAATTTTACTTGCAAAAATGTTGTCATATTCAAGAAGCTCTCTATATAATGAACCCACACCTCGCTTCCCTAACTCTTCTATCAATTGCTGCCTTATTGATTTATCTATTGCAGGGATCGAGGACAATCCTAAAAAAAAGGAGTTTATGTAAAAGGGTGTTCCGCCAACAAAGAGAGGAATCCTATTTTTTTTATAAACCTCTTCACATGCCCCAAAAGCTAATTTGCAGAATTGGCCTGCAGTAAACCAATAGTCAGGATCAACAACATCAATCAAATAATGAGTTGTATGATTCCTCTGCTCAATTGTAGGTTTACCACTTCCGATATCTAGATACCTATAGACCTGAACTGAATCAGCAGAGATTATCTCAAACACGCTATTAGCTATCTGCAAAGATAAATCAGTTTTACCAACTCCAGTTGGTCCAACTAATACTATAGCTTTGATATCCCCTTCACCTTATTTCAATTTTTCTATACAGGTTAGGCTATTTAGATATCTATTCCTTCTACTCCTATAATTAACCCAAACCTGTTAAATCTTATATAAATGTTAATAGAAAAAGCACTCTTATGAACTCAAAAGC
The sequence above is a segment of the Spirochaetota bacterium genome. Coding sequences within it:
- the miaA gene encoding tRNA (adenosine(37)-N6)-dimethylallyltransferase MiaA, giving the protein MKAIVLVGPTGVGKTDLSLQIANSVFEIISADSVQVYRYLDIGSGKPTIEQRNHTTHYLIDVVDPDYWFTAGQFCKLAFGACEEVYKKNRIPLFVGGTPFYINSFFLGLSSIPAIDKSIRQQLIEELGKRGVGSLYRELLEYDNIFASKIHFNDKQRILRGIEVYRSTARPISSFYNQKKGFETKDTLYIGLYQEKDILHRRIDNRVDKMIRTGFVDEVINIRSMGFGSDLNSMKSIGYNELNYYIDGKLALEEAIDNVKANTKKYAKRQMTWFRKNKRIHWFTSFEVERMRELIDKWLDTILLDN